One window of Populus nigra chromosome 5, ddPopNigr1.1, whole genome shotgun sequence genomic DNA carries:
- the LOC133694231 gene encoding protein NRT1/ PTR FAMILY 8.2-like translates to MGTAMYVYHRLIIFHLKTVSDLENWPSHLHPQQNDPKLVEEFLGDVVAPPAFPFSGDRRIGPGGDEHSDQSFMQPSLEKFPQEELHQTAMEESMGTTLVSNGCVDIRGRIADKRTTGGWKAAPFIIVNEVAERLAFYAIAVNMVAYLVFQMHQSLPDAATHVTDWIGAAFVLTLFGAFCADAYLGRFKTIIIFSCIYAVGMVLLTLSASIDSLRPPQCKVRPCPKATGGQTWFLYGALALIALGTGGIKPCVSTFGADQFDEADKKEVPKKYAFFNWFFLAINMGALFGITVFVYIQDNKGWAWGFGIPTGAMVISIVILVAGIRFYRFQEPMGSPFTRFVQVMWASVRNNLHGVLVGHQTELYEVNTIESDIKGAQKLSHTIQYSFLDKAAVVTDPEADTRNRWRLCTVTQVEEFKSFIRILPVWASTIALSISFAQLSTFFISQANIMDRKLGSNFTIPAGSVPIFSVINALILVPIYEKVIVPILRKRTGHSRGITSLQRIGVGLFISIFAVASAALVEKKRRHSPNPSDMSVFWLFPQFFLIGSAEVFSYVGQLEFFYDEATDGTRSISSAMFLSEIGIGSWLSTAIVKIIERATGGEEKGWLRNNLNLSKLDYFYWVLTSINAVNLAVYVWIAVLYKGRGGAVGSVRSESVFEMGDGVLLEKEDDKGEKF, encoded by the exons ATGGGGACAGCAATGTATGTTTATCATCGTCTTATCATCTTCCACCTCAAAACAGTCTCAGACTTGGAAAATTGGCCATCGCATCTTCACCCACA GCAAAATGATCCTAAACTAGTGGAGGAATTTTTAGGGGACGTGGTGGCTCCACCAGCGTTCCCTTTTTCCGGTGACAGAAG AATTGGACCGGGTGGCGATGAACATTCTGATCAGTCTTTTATGCAACCATCATTAGAGAAATTCCCACAAGAGGAGCTCCATCAAACAGCTATG GAAGAAAGCATGGGAACGACTTTGGTAAGCAATGGTTGTGTTGATATTCGAGGAAGAATTGCAGACAAGAGAACTACTGGAGGATGGAAAGCTGCTCCTTTTATTATAG TGAATGAAGTTGCTGAGAGGTTAGCATTTTATGCTATAGCTGTGAACATGGTAGCTTACTTGGTCTTTCAAATGCATCAATCACTTCCAGATGCTGCAACTCATGTGACTGACTGGATTGGAGCTGCTTTTGTCCTTACACTTTTTGGAGCGTTTTGTGCCGATGCTTACCTGGGCCGATTCAAGACCATCATTATTTTCTCTTGCATCTATGCAGTG GGAATGGTATTATTGACGCTCTCAGCTTCAATAGACAGCTTACGTCCACCACAATGCAAGGTAAGGCCATGTCCAAAAGCAACCGGTGGCCAGACATGGTTCTTGTATGGTGCACTGGCCCTTATAGCCCTTGGTACCGGCGGTATCAAGCCATGCGTCTCAACTTTTGGGGCTGACCAATTCGATGAGGCAGATAAAAAAGAAGTGCCGAAGAAATATGCATTCTTCAATTGGTTCTTCCTGGCTATAAATATGGGTGCTCTGTTTGGTATAACCGTATTTGTATATATACAAGATAATAAGGGATGGGCTTGGGGTTTTGGGATACCTACAGGGGCCATGGTTATTTCCATCGTCATTTTAGTAGCTGGCATTCGTTTTTATCGTTTCCAAGAACCCATGGGGAGCCCTTTCACCAGGTTTGTTCAGGTCATGTGGGCTTCTGTAAGGAATAATTTGCATGGAGTTCTGGTGGGACATCAAACGGAGCTTTACGAGGTTAACACCATTGAATCTGATATTAAGGGCGCCCAAAAGTTGTCTCACACCATACAATATAG TTTCTTGGACAAGGCAGCAGTTGTGACAGATCCTGAGGCCGACACAAGGAACCGTTGGAGACTTTGCACAGTAACACAAGTAGAAGAATTCAAGTCCTTTATAAGAATCCTCCCAGTATGGGCATCCACAATTGCACTCTCCATATCCTTTGCTCAGCTCTCAACCTTCTTCATCAGCCAAGCAAACATCATGGACCGAAAACTCGGCTCCAACTTCACAATTCCAGCGGGTTCTGTCCCCATCTTCAGCGTCATCAATGCCCTCATTCTTGTCCCCATCTACGAAAAAGTGATAGTCCCTATCCTCCGTAAACGCACAGGCCATTCCCGCGGCATCACATCCTTGCAACGTATTGGAGTTGGTTTGTTCATTTCAATATTTGCTGTAGCTTCTGCTGCATTGGTAGAAAAAAAGAGACGCCACAGCCCTAACCCTTCAGACATGAGTGTGTTTTGGTTGTTTCCACAGTTCTTTCTAATAGGCAGTGCAGAAGTTTTCTCCTACGTAGGACAGCTAGAGTTTTTCTACGATGAAGCAACCGATGGGACAAGAAGTATTAGTAGTGCAATGTTTCTTAGTGAAATTGGGATTGGAAGTTGGTTAAGTACTGCAATAGTTAAGATCATTGAAAGAGCAACTGGCGGAGAAGAAAAAGGGTGGTTAAGGAATAATCTTAATTTAAGCAAGCTTGATTATTTCTACTGGGTGTTAA